In a genomic window of Struthio camelus isolate bStrCam1 chromosome 20, bStrCam1.hap1, whole genome shotgun sequence:
- the ADAMTS13 gene encoding A disintegrin and metalloproteinase with thrombospondin motifs 13 isoform X3 — MIISLMIRALMMFPLGFCWPSVFQEKFLRALDPEDVFSYFGTSSVSDVPEFVVAQPTCPGKEEQIGLASYRIQHCSIEAWGQLYAFEFLEDHALLSSSFVSHHMMNSSFSLLKRFSSNCFAGGNPLQPPGAKCRVTYCEGHLQGVIVADEEQIHVRPVRSKDIALLKDLGFSRPHILFRSAGRGASTARAEQSPRLQKRAEGTVKHLELMVVAGPDVYLYHKEDTERYILANLNIGAELLRDASLGVHFRVHLMQMIVLREPEMDVNITTNITSSLMSVCEWSKKVNPQNDSDPLHADIVLYVTRFDLELPDGNKELRGVTRLGGVCSSFWSCVITQDTGFDLGVTIAHEIGHSLGIPHDGEGNRCSSSGYIMGSAGSHNSIDLTWSPCSQEEFLAFVNTGQTNCLNDLPDTDGSIPGWKPGLYYGADEQCKIAFGNVATACTFADSNVDICNVLSCHVQPGDKSSCTRLFVPLLDGTDCGINKWCFKGRCSSLEELTPMAVVHGQWSSWSPFSSCSRSCGGGVVIRQRFCNNPRPAFGGQECQGAGVQVEMCNTQACLMTQLDFMAEQCAATNVKPLDLAVEAPSFYTWTSAVGFAKGDLLCKHMCRAVGKEFMVSREDSFIDGTRCEQDNSEHLGAFHLCVMGSCKAFGCDGQMDSKKIMDSCKVCGGDNTTCTKVSGSYTEGKTKEYVTFLSLPYNATFVRVINWRPLFTHLAVKVKGEYVVAGKGKISLNVTYPSVLEDSQIKYKVFLTKSNLPSLEEVHVDGPTQEEIEIQVYRRYAKEYGNATNPDITFSYFVPKENLTYMWIPQKGQCSVTCGEGTRLVDHVCFDRTKNETTEDQQCLGLLQPLSEQEPCAVGPCLYRWKKSEIDECSAVCGTGVAQQNLTCVQSRDGLETVVDDSLCPAEEKPLSIVPCVVNVCPLGWDKEDTRLLQTFESFGHIQLENKPVYVWSPLAGECSVSCGKGKTQLQYVCVAFDTKEETQEENCHPVPKPESRMEVCNLNPCPPRWHYKIGSCSVSCGGGVMHKVLYCAREIGEKAEQIVADTRCDGLPRPEEQEPCNLEPCPPRWKVTPASPCSSTCGLGLAVQLVTCVQIHQGQEMLLEEHLCPVAEKPLTSIPCVIRMCSYEWGFSEWTECSTSCGNGVQTRQDFCLNPLTRKHVNPIFCRHFPKAIVLRGCSAGPCHEQAVAARSHGAELQTVTPAMRPTTAVTAKWARYKGLDLLPSAVPPVPQEPTEETSGGVCGRLFLNATGIINMMGVEGSDCTVTIGRPLGEEIRVSILESSLNCSAGELLLLSGRMMWQTGCRKLPLSLINSRTNTLIVKQRVLMPGNGVVLQYSSRAATKKYYQDCDKQLFGPQGEIVNPVQLPDHRQEVVCRTFINVAPRHRIAIRALYIDLGNESNQTQSNYILIRDVSTMKTMVFHGRQQFFWESTGSQAEIEFHENVKEHRTRFWAEYHIAEPN, encoded by the exons ATGATCATCAGCCTGATGATCCGAGCCCTCATGATGTTCCCCCTGGGATTTTGCTGGCCATCGGTTTTCCAAGAG AAATTTCTCAGAGCTTTGGATCCGGAAGATGTTTTCTCTTATTTTGGCACCAGCTCAGTTTCTGACG tacCTGAGTTTGTTGTTGCTCAGCCGACTTGCCCTGGTAAAGAAGAGCAGATTGGGCTGGCGTCCTATCGGATTCAACACTGCTCCATTGAGGCCTGGGGACAACTCTATGCCTTTGAGTTCCTAGAGGACCATGCCCTCCTGTCCTCTTCCTTTGTGAGCCATCATATGATGAACTCTTCCTTTAGCTTGCTGAAGCGATTCTCAAGCAACTGCTTTGCAGGAGGCAATCCACTGCAACCTCCAGGGGCTAAGTGTAGAGTCACGTACTGTGAAGGGCACCTG CAAGGAGTCATCGTTGCAGATGAGGAACAGATTCATGTCAGGCCTGTCAGAAGCAAAGATATTGCCCTGCTGAAGGACTTGGGTTTCTCCAGACCCCACATTCTCTTCAGAAGCGCTGGAAGAGGGGCAAGTACAGCAAGAG CAGAGCAGTCTCCTCGCCTGCAGAAGAGGGCTGAGGGAACTGTCAAACATCTGGAGCTGATGGTTGTAGCAGGTCCTGATGTTTACTTGTACCACAAAGAGGACACGGAGCGATACATTCTTGCTAACCTGAACATT ggagcagagctgctgagggaTGCTTCACTGGGTGTTCATTTCAGGGTTCACCTGATGCAAATGATTGTTTTGCGAGAACCAGAG ATGGACGTAAACATCACGACAAATATCACCTCCTCGCTGATGAGTGTTTGCGAATGGAGCAAGAAAGTCAACCCCCAGAACGACTCTGACCCCCTGCATGCTGACATTGTCCTGTATGTGACCAG GTTTGACCTGGAGTTGCCTGACGGGAACAAGGAGCTACGTGGAGTGACCCGTTTAGGTGGAGTCTGCTCCTCCTTCTGGAGTTGCGTTATTACCCAGGACACAGGCTTTGACCTGGGAGTCACCATAGCCCATGAGATTGGGCACAG TCTTGGAATCCCCCACGATGGTGAGGGGAATCGCTGCAGTAGCAGTGGTTACATCATGGGTTCAGCAGGAAGCCACAACAGTATTGACCTTACCTGGTCACCCTGTAGCCAGGAAGAGTTTCTGGCCTTTGTCAA CACAGGCCAAACAAACTGCTTAAATGACCTGCCGGACACGGACGGCAGCATCCCTGGGTGGAAGCCTGGCTTGTATTATGGAGCAGATGAACAATGTAAAATAGCCTTTGGGAATGTCGCTACAGCATGCACCTTTGCTGACAGCAACGTT GATATATGTAATGTTCTCTCATGCCATGTACAACCAGGAGACAAATCCAGCTGCACTCGGCTTTTTGTTCCCCTCTTGGATGGTACTGATTGTGGAATCAATAAG TGGTGCTTCAAGGGACGGTGCAGCTCTCTGGAAGAACTGACCCCCATGGCTGTCGTGCATGGGCAGTGGTCCAGCTGGagccccttctcctcctgctcccgcagctgTGGAGGTGGAGTTGTGATAAGGCAGCGGTTCTGCAACAACCCCAG GCCTGCTTTTGGGGGGCAAGAGTGCCAAGGAGCTGGCGTCCAAGTGGAGATGTGCAATACCCAG GCCTGTTTGATGACCCAGCTGGACTTTATGGCTGAGCAATGCGCAGCAACAAATGTAAAGCCACTGGATCTCGCTGTAGAAGCGCCATCCTTTTATACCTGGACTTCTGCTGTTGGCTTTGCCAAAG GAGACTTGCTGTGCAAGCACATGTGCAGAGCAGTTGGAAAAGAATTTATGGTAAGCCGTGAAGATAGTTTCATAGATGGAACCAGATGCGAGCAGGATAACTCTGAACACCTTGGGGCTTTCCATCTGTGTGTAATGGGAAGCTGCAAA GCATTTGGGTGTGATGGTCAGATGGACTCCAAGAAGATAATGGACTCTTGTAAGGTCTGTGGGGGTGATAATACCACATGCACCAAAGTGAGTGGATCttacacagaaggaaaaactaaag AGTATGTTACATTTCTGTCCCTGCCTTATAACGCTACCTTCGTCCGTGTTATCAATTGGAGACCGCTCTTCACGCATTTGG CTGTGAAAGTTAAAGGTGAGTATGTTGttgctggaaagggaaaaatCTCATTGAATGTCACCTATCCATCTGTTCTGGAGGACAGCCAGATCAAATACAAAGTGTTTCTCACCAAGAGCAACCTGCCAAGCCTAGAGGAAGTCCATGTGGATGGGCCAACGCAAGAGGAAATTGAGATACAG GTCTATAGAAGGTATGCAAAAGAATACGGCAATGCCACCAACCCAGATATCACCTTCAGCTATTTTGTGCCAAAAGAGAATCTGACATATATGTGGATTCCTCAGAAGGGGCAATGCTCAGTGACCTGTGGAGAAG GGACTCGCCTGGTGGATCATGTGTGCTTTGACCGGACAAAGAATGAAACAACAGAGGACCAGCAGTGTctgggcctcctgcagccccttTCAGAGCAGGAGCCCTGTGCTGTGGGACCATGTCTGTACAG GTGGAAGAAATCTGAAATAGATGAATGCTCTGCCGTCTGTGGAACCGGAGTTGCCCAGCAGAATCTGACCTGTGTTCAGTCTCGTGATGGACTGGAGACTGTTGTGGATGACAGCTTATGCCCAGCGGAAGAAAAACCCCTCTCCATCGTGCCGTGCGTGGTTAATGTCTGCCCTTTAGGCTGGGATAAA GAAGACACACGCTTGCTGCAGACTTTTGAGTCATTTGGGCATATCCAGCTGGAAAATAAGCCCGTGTATGTCTGGAGCCCTCTGGCTGGAGAGTGTTCTGTTTCCTGTGGTAAAG GTAAGACTCAGCTACAATATGTATGTGTGGCTTTTGACACCAAAGAAGAGACCCAGGAAGAAAATTGTCACCCAGTGCCAAAGCCTGAGAGCAGGATGGAAGTTTGCAATCTCAATCCCTGTCCACCAAG GTGGCATTACAAAATCGGCTCGTGCAGCGTAAGCTGTGGAGGAGGTGTGATGCATAAGGTCCTCTACTGTGCAAGGGAGATCGGGGAGAAGGCGGAACAGATTGTAGCAGATACCCGGTGTGATGGTTTGCCTCGCCCAGAGGAGCAGGAGCCGTGTAATTTGGAGCCGTGCCCTCCAAG ATGGAAGGTAACCCCAGCTAGCCCCTGTTCCTCCACCTGTGGGCTTGGCTTAGCTGTTCAGCTGGTCACCTGTGTTCAGATCCACCAAGGCCAAGAGATGTTGCTGGAGGAGCATTTATGTCCTGTGGCAGAGAAGCCTCTTACCAGCATCCCCTGTGTCATCCGAATGTGCTCTTATGAATGGGGCTTCAGCGAATGGACAGAG tGCTCCACTTCATGTGGGAATGGTGTTCAGACACGTCAGGATTTCTGCCTCAACCCGCTAACCCGTAAGCACGTGAACCCCATCTTCTGCAGGCACTTCCCCAAGGCCATTGTGCTGCGTGGCTGCTCCGCAGGGCCCTGCCATGAGCAGGCCGTGGCAGCCAGATCCCATGGAGCAGAGCTCCAGACAGTGACACCAGCCATGCGTCCGACGACAGCTGTAACTGCCAAATGGGCAAGATATAAGGGTCTGGATCTTCTTCCATCTGCTGTGCCACCTGTTCCTCAGGAACCAACAGAGGAGACTAGTGGAG GTGTCTGTGGGAGGCTCTTTCTCAATGCCACGGGGATCATCAACATGATGGGTGTAGAGGGCAGTGACTGCACTGTGACCATCGGACGCCCTCTCGGGGAGGAGATAAGAGTCAGCATTCTGGAGAGCTCCCTGAactgcagtgcag GAGAGCTACTGCTGCTTTCTGGGCGAATGATGTGGCAGACGGGCTGCAGGAAGCTCCCTTTGTCACTGATAAATTCCAGAACAAATACGCTGATTGTGAAACAGCGTGTTTTGATGCCAGGGAATGGGGTCGTTCTTCAGTACAGCAGCAGAGCGGCAACTAAAAAATATTACCAAG aCTGTGACAAGCAGTTGTTTGGTCCCCAAGGTGAAATAGTGAATCCTGTGCAATTGCCTGATCATAGGCAAGAAGTAGTGTGTCGGACCTTCATCAATGTGGCTCCTCGGCATCGCATAGCCATCCGCGCCCTGTATATTGACCTGGGCAATGAGAGCAACCAAACGCAATCTAATTATATCCTG ATCCGTGATGTAAGCACCATGAAGACGATGGTGTTTCATGGAAGACAACAATTCTTCTGGGAATCAACTGGAAGCCAAGCTGAAATTGAATTCCATGAAAACGTTAAGGAACATCGAACCCGTTTCTGGGCCGAATATCACATTGCTGAGCCCAACTAA